DNA from Polycladomyces zharkentensis:
TGCGGCAGATAATGTTCCGGGTGGCCGTTGACGACAAAAGAGAGGCCCTCCCGACGCCATGTGTCCAACATCGCTTCCCGGCAGCGTTGTGCCGTGTCGCGATGTTCCTCCCGGTTGGCCATCGCCAGTTCTGCCGCTTGCCCGAAGCCGACAATTCCGATCACATTTTCCGTGCCGGCTCTCCTTCTGCGTTCCTGTACGCCGCCGTGCATTTGCGGCTGTATCGGCACCTTCCGCCCAATGTACAACGCGCCGGCACCTTTGGGCCCGTTAATCTTGTGACTGGATATCGAGAGCAGATCCACCGGCAAATTGCGCACATCCAACGGTTCCGAACCCAGTGCCTGAACGGCGTCGGTATGAAACCAGACGCCCCGCTCTCTGGCGATTTTCCCGATCTCCTCGATCGGCTGCAGGGTGCCCACCTCATTGTTGCCGTACATGACACTGATGAGGGCGGTACGATCATCGATGGCCCGTTTCAACTCCTCGATCTTCACACGGCCATGTCCGTCCACCGGTACGTAGATGACCTGAAACCCGATTTTTTCCAGATATCGACACGTATCCAACACGGCATGATGCTCCACCGTCGTGGTGATGACCCGATCTTTTCCTTTTTCCCGCATGGCTGTCGCCACACCGATCAACGCCAAGTTGTCCGCCTCTGTTCCCCCGCTGGTAAAGATGAGCTGACCGGGATCAGCATGGATGGATGCCGCCACTTGATCACGCGCGTGATCGATCGCTTGACGTACGGTGCGTCCGTAGGCGTGCAAACTGGAGGGATTGCCGAAGTGGTTTTCCAAAAAAGGAAGCATCGCTTCTTTCACTTTGGGATGGATCGGCGTTGTCGCCGCATGGTCCAAATAAATCGACATCGTCTTCACCTGCTGCTGTTTTTAAATATAAAACATATAAGCGTCGCTTTGTCCATCCGGGGTGAAATGGATCAAATCGGCCAACGTCGTGTTGTCCAACACGTCAGCAATCGCATCCCGAATGCGTTTCCACAAGTCCCGGCGTGCGGGATCGTCCTCTTCGGAAAACTCCACCGGAGAGATGGGTCCTTCCAATACGCGAATCACATCCCCTGCCGTGATCTCCTCCGGGGACCTTGCCAATATGTATCCCCCGTACGCTCCGCGTACGCTGCGCACCAAACCGGCATTGCGCAGGGGAGAAATCAGTTGTTCCAAATAATGCTCCGACAACTGATGCCGTTCGGCGACACTTTTCAGAGACGTCGGTCCTTCTCCGTATCGCCGGGCCAAATCCATCATGATGGTTAAACCGTATCGTCCTTTGGTGGACACTTTCACCGAATCACACCTCTTCCTCGTTTCTGTCCCATCTTTGCTCTCCCCAAATTGTACCGAAACTCGCCAAATCCGTCCAATCTGCATTCATCGTACTTTTTGCTTAATTTTATTATGGTCCGATTCATGGGATCTTAGTGTCAATCTGCTCGGAGAACATGGCCCGTGAATGAATGCACTGTTTCGGTTCTTTCAACCGGTCGGGCTCGGAGCGTGTCTGACCAATCCATGACGGAGCAAATCGGAGCGGACGCAAGTGAAGCGAACCGGGAAAGGTTTTTGTTCGCTCGGAAAGGGCAGTCACCTATCCCCCGGCTCAAGCCGTGGGATTGCAGGTCTAGCCCGCGTACGGTTGGTTGACCAGCCCTGCGGATGTTCTCCGCAGCGTTGTGACGAACCAGACACGACCTCATGCTTGGAATCCAAGTTGATCTGGAACGCTTGTTCCTGTACCCTGTAATCAGGAAGATGCAGAGAATTGCAGAGGAGAAGTGCGATGGATCTGTTTGAATACGGACGACAACAGGAATCGGAAAAACGCGCCCCGTTGGCCGCTCGCATGCGGCCGCGCACATTGGATGAAATCGTGGGACAATCCCATATTATCGGCAAGGGCAGACTGCTCCGCCGGGCCATCGAAGCGGATCAGCTCACTTCTATCATCCTGTACGGTCCGCCCGGAACGGGAAAAACCACCTTGGCACGTGTGATCGCCAATACCACCAGTGCCCATTTCGAACAGATCAATGCGGTCACAGCCGGGGTTTCGGATATCCGTCGCCTCATTCAGGAGGCACGGGAGCGACTGGGTATGTACGGACAAAAAACGGTGCTGTTTATCGACGAAATCCATCGGTTCAACAAGTCACAGCAAGATGCCCTGTTGCCTTCAGTGGAAGACGGCACCATCATCCTGATCGGAGCGACGACGGAAAATCCGTCTTTCGAAGTAAATCCGGCCTTGTTGTCCCGATCGCGCCTCTTTCAATTGCGGCCGATCGGGGAAGAGGACCTGATGACCCTGATTCGTCGGGCGTTGACGGATGAACGGCGAGGATTGGGCACATACCGCGTTGAAGCCGAAGAAGCTGCTTTGCAGCACATTGTGCGGATGGCGGGCGGTGATGCGCGCAACGCCCTCAATGCCATCGAGCTGGCCGTCCTTACCACCGATCCCGATGAAGACGGTGTCCGGCGTATCACACTGGACGTGGCGGAGGAATCCATCCAGCGAAAAGTGATCCGCTACGACAAAAGCGGGGATCAGCATTATGACACTGTCTCTGCTTTCATCAAGAGCATGCGTGGTTCCGATCCCGATGCGGCATTGTACTATCTGGCCAAAATGATCCAAGCCGGAGAAGATCCCCGGTTCATCGCCCGTCGGGTGTTCATCCATGCGGCGGAGGACGTGGGGATGGCCGATCCGCGCGCACTTTTGATCGCCTCTGCGGCGGCACATGCGGTGGACTTCATCGGCATGCCGGAAGCGCAAATCCCGCTGGCGCAAGCCGTCATCTACATCGCCACCGCCCCCAAAAGCAATGCCGTCGTACGCGGGATCAATGAAGCGATGGAAGCGGTGAAAAACGAATCGCACGGAGAAGTCCCCCCGCATTTGCGGGATGCCCATTTCCCCGGTGCCAAAGGGCAGAATCGGGGGATCGGCTACCGGTATCCGCACGATTATCCGCGCGGTTACATCCCCCAACAATATTTGCCGGACGAACATGTCGGCAAAACGTTTTATCACCCGACAGACATCGGTTATGAAGGGAAGTTGCAGCACTTTCTTCGTTGGATGAAAGGAGAATCGGGAAGAGGGACGGACCGGGAAAACTGAAGCCGACAGATACAACTCTTCGGGGGATCGACTGGTGTCCAACCCTCAGAGCGAAAGGTCGCGTTCACTCATCCGGGACGCGTCGCGCTTCCATCTGCTCCACCAAAGCAAACACCTGCTTCCAACTGGTGATGCGCGGCAAATCATGGGGGTAATCCCGATTGTACACCGCGTCGACGATGACGGTCGGAATGCCCGCTTCCACCAAACGGTCCAAATGTTGCGGCGCGTCCTCAAAAAACAGTTCGATGCCGAGACGCCGGGCCACTTCCGCCTTGTTTTGCGCACTCATTTTCAGATTCTCCCCGTTGTAGGGGAAGCCATGCTTTTTCAGCCACTTTTTCGTGATATCCACAATATTGGGCTTCCCCGGACGAGCGGTGATGAAGTGGATTTCGTGACCCTGTTGCTGCAACTGGGTCAAAACTTCAGCCGCATCGGGAAGCGGAACGGCCAGGGAGTAGATTTTGTGTTCCAGCTTGCGCCACAGATGGGCGCCTTCTTTTTTGCTCAAACCGTAAGCCTTGTCCAAGTGAAACTCCTTGATGTCCTCCCGTTTCACCTTGCGGTTGAGCGCTTCATTGTATACCTGGACGGCGGCCGATTGGGTATCTTTGATGGTACCGTCGATGTCGATGCCGATTTTCATCTTCCCCCTCCTCGTCGCAGCGATCACATCGTTCAGTCTTCCCCGGAATCGAGAAACTTAAAATAAATAAAAAAAGAGCCCCATTATGCCGTGGCTCCCTTAGTTTTGAACCTGCTCTCTCGCAGGTGGGTGCCCTGCGCCTGAGTTCACGGGTCCTCTCACCGGAGGCTTCCGCTCCCCCAGACGACGCCGAGCTCCCTTTTGTAATGGTGTTGGCTCAAAACTTTCGGTGGTTCACGTACATCGCAGGGCTCTTGGTGTGTTTATATGTTACCACAGAGTTTTCCCTTATTCAAGCACCATCTCCCCAGAGCGTGTCGGGTGACGGCTGCGCCATTGCTTTCCGGCATGCTCCACCTGCCCCCTGCAAGAGAGCAGGTCATGGCGCTTCGACCCGGAGCCGGGACACGGGAAAAGTACGATTCGCTCAGAGGAAATTGCCCGAGATTTCACACCTGCGCGTTCCGCGTCTTTGCCCGGCCGGGCTTACGTCTTCACTGACCCGGAAAAGCATGTGCTCCCTCACGGATAAAACCGGACACGCCCGAACAAAGACATACCTTTACTCCTCTGCCTTTTGGGTCACTGCTTCGCGTACCGCGATATGCAATTCGTCCAATTGGCGTTCATCGACCGGCGACGGTGCTTCCGTCATCAAACAGCTGGCGCTGGCCGTTTTCGGGAACGCGATGCAGTCCCGCAGGTTGCTCCGGCCCGCCAACAGCATCACCAAACGATCGAATCCGAATGCGATGCCACCGTGCGGCGGTGCACCATATTCAAAGGCTTCCAGCAAGAAACCGAATTTCTCCCGCGCTTCTTCCATCGACAGACCCAACGCTTCAAACATGGCCTCCTGCACTTCCCGGCGGTGGATCCGTTGGCTGCCCCCGCCGATTTCATATCCGTTGAGCACCATGTCGTACGCTTGCGCCCGAACGCGGCCCGGGTCGGTTTTCAACAACGGAATGTCCTCTTCCACCGGCATGGTAAACGGATGGTGCATCGCGTAATACCGTTTCGTTTCCTCGTCATATTCCAACAGCGGGAATTCGGTGATCCAAGCGAACCGGTATACGTTGGGATCGATCAGGTTCAGATGTTTACCCAGCTTCAGCCGCAGTTCGCCCAGCACCTGAGCCACCACCTCGGGCCGGTCGGCCACGAACAGGAGCAGGTCGCCCGTTTCCGCTTCGGTTGCCTCCCGGACCCGCTCCCATTCTTCCTCGCTCAGGAATTTGGCGACGGGACCTTTGCGGCCTTCCTCTTTCACCGCCAGCCAAGCGAGACCTTTGGCTCCCAGCTGTTGCGCCTTTTCGCCCCAACTGTCGATCTCTTTGCGGCTCCAGCCCGCACATCCTTTCACATTGATCGCCTTGACCCGGCCGCCTGCGGCCACGGTGGAGGAAAACACCTTAAATCCGCTGTTTCTCACGATCTCCGACAAATCGACGAGTTCCATGCCGAATCGCAGGTCGGGTTTGTCCGAACCGTATTTCTCCATCGCTTCCCGATAAGTGATCCGCGGAAAGGGACGCTCCACCTCCACCCCGATTGTTTCACGGAAGAGCGTCGCCACCATTTCTTCCATCATCTCCAGGAAGGCTTCTTGCGGCAGGAACGAGGCTTCGATGTCGATCTGGGTAAATTCGGGTTGCCGGTCCGCCCTTAAATCCTCATCCCGGAAACAGCGAGCGATCTGGAAGTACCGCTCCATCCCCGCCACCATCAAGAGCTGTTTGAATAATTGAGGCGATTGGGGCAAAGCGTAGAATTCGCCCGGATGTACCCGGCTCGGGACCAGATAGTCACGTGCGCCTTCCGGTGTGCTTTTGGTCAACATGGGTGTTTCCACTTCGATGAAACCGCGCTCGTCCAGGAAACGGCGCACCACTTGCATCGCACGGTGACGGAGGATCAGCGTCTGTTGCATCACCGGCCGCCTCAGATCGAGATACCGGTATTTGAGCCGCACCGGTTCGTCCACGTCCACCTGATCCTGAATGACAAACGGCGGTGTTTTGGCCGGGTTGAGAATTTCTATCTCCTCAGCCTGCACTTCGATTTCCCCCGTCTCCAGCTTGGGATTGACCGTCTCCGGGGAGCGGGAGATCACTTTTCCCCTGACCGCCAATACGTACTCGCTCCGCGCTTTTTGGGCGATTTCCACAGCGGCGGGGGATGTTTCCGGATTGCACACCACTTGTACCAGCCCTGAGCGGTCACGCAGATCGAGGAAGATCAATCCGCCGAAATCGCGTTGTTTGTGAACCCAACCGTTGAGGACGACTTCTTGGCCCACATGTTCTTTTCGCAGCTCACCGCAATGATGCGTTTTATGCACGCTTTCCATCCCTTGATACCTCCTAACGCTTGCTTCCCTGACGGATGTAGTCGACGAATTGATCCAGGTTGACCGTTTCCTGTTCGCCTGTGGTCATGTCCTTGACCACGATCTGATTCTGTTTCAGTTCCTCTTCCCCCAAAATGGCCACAAATCGGGCGTTCATCCGATCGGCCGCTTTCATCTGCGCTTTGATTTTACGACCCAGATAATCCCGGTCCGCCGAACAACCGGCCTTGCGGAGTGATTGCAAAAGTGTGACCGCTTTTTCTTGGGCCTGATCTCCCAGCGTGACCAGGAAGCAATCCAGACTCCGATCCAGCGGCAGCGTCACGCCTTGCTCCTCCAACGCCAACAACACGCGCTCCAATCCGGTGGCGAAGCCGATGCCGGGGACGTCGCCACCGCCGAATTCCTCCACCATGCCGTTGTAGCGCCCGCCGCCGCCGATCGTCGACGCTTGCGCACCCAGCCCTTCCAGCATGTATTCAAACGCTGTCCGGGTGTAATAATCCAATCCGCGCACCAGCCGCGGATTGACGGTGTAATCAACGCCCAGCAGATCCAGGTGCCGTTTCACCGCTTCAAAATGCGGCGCACACTCGTCGCACAACACGTCCAACACAGCCGGAGCGCCTTCGGTGATCTGCCGGCAGGTCTCGTTTTTGCAGTCCAGGATACGCAGCGGGTTCCGCTCCAATCGCGATTGGCAATCCCGGCACAACCGGTCTTTGTGCGGTGTGAGATAAGCAACCAGTTTCTCCCGGTGCACCGGTCGGCATCGCGGACAACCGACGCTGTTCAGGTGCACGGTGACGCCCTTCAGGCCCACAGCCTCAAAAAAGTGGGCACCGAGCGCGATCACCTCGGCATCCGCTCCGGGATCATGTGAACCGAACACCTCGAGGCCGAACTGGTGAAACTGGCGCATCCGCCCCGCCTGCGGCCGTTCGTACCGGAACATCGGTCCGATGTAAAACCACTTGGTCGGTTGGGGCTGGCCATACACCTTGTGTTCCACGAACGCCCGCACCACAGCCGCTGTCCCTTCGGGGCGCAGGGTGAGGCTGCGTCCGCCCCGATCTTCAAAAGTGTACATCTCTTTCTCCACAATATCGGTCGTCTCACCCACCCCGCGTTGGAACAACTCGGTGTGTTCAAAGATCGGCGTGCGAATTTCGGAAAAATGATAACGCCTGCACACATCGCGCGCTTTTTCTTCGACGTATTGCCATTTCTCCACTTCTCCCGGCATGATGTCGGCCGTGCCGCGAGGAATGCGTACGTTCATCGGTACTGCCTCCTTTTTCTCGATCCAATAAAAAAATCTCCCGCCACTGACGATGCTGTCAGGGACGAGAGATTGGTCTTCCACCATCACCCGCGGTGCCACCCTGTTTGAAGACACCCGCAATCAACGGTGTGTCTCCCACTCGAGGCCGATATAACGTTCGGCAAACGTTCGAGTCTACTGTCCCCAACGGGAGTTCGCCCCGAAACCTCCGGGTGTCATTCCCCGCCGCGTGACAGAAGGACGCTTCCAGCCACGGCGTCCTCTCTCTGACTGCCCGTTTGACGGGTACTTGTCCCTTCATCGATGTTGACCGTGTCGGGTTTTCGTTCAGAGGAGGTCTGATCAGTGAGGAAATGCCGCGATTTCATCCCTGCGCTTTCCGGGTCTTCGCTCTACCGAATGCAGGTCAGTCGCTCACTCTGAACTCCTGATGGAATGATCAGACACATCATGGGCATATCCGGTTCGTTTCGTTCGATTAGCAATAGATTTTAATGGAATGAAAACGGCTTGTCAAGAGTCAGTCGTGGGTATTCGAATCAATCACGAGAAAGTATCGACAACGCCCTTTCCCCACGTTTTGAAACCGGTGCGGCACATCGGCTTCAAAGTACAAGGAGTCCCCCGCGTTCAGCCGATAGGTGGCAGAGTCCAACGTCACTTCCAATTCACCCTCCTCCACATATACCAATTCCGTCACACCGGGTTGGTGGGGCGGGAACGCTCCGGTATCTGTTCCTTCCGGGAGCACATTCATCACCAGCTCCACCCCCTTTGACGGAAATGCGGGTGACAGCACATGCCGCTCGATTCCCGTCTCTTCTTCCCGGTATACGAGACGCCGGTGCTTCGGGATGAGGATCGTCTGCCGCCGGGGTTTCTCCCCCAACAGTTGCGACAATGTGACGTCCAGCGCTTCCGCGATCCGACATGCCACCTGTACGGTGGGGTTTTTCACGCCGCGTTCGATTTGGGACAGCATGGACGGACTGACACCGGATCGTTGTGACAGTGTATGCAGGGACAGACCTTTTTTCATGCGATGTTGACGGATGTTGTCTCCCAACGACACGAATTTCATTCCTTTCAAATCCTTGACATGGGGGGATTGTATCCTATGATAAACTATTATACACTATAGCAAATAAATTCAAACAAGATGGGGGAAAACAGATGAACCGTCCGGTTGCCAAAGGAATGTTTTACGGTGGAATCGGTGTGGTCAGTTTCAGTCTTACATTGCCTTTCACCCGCATGGTTGTCGCCCATTGGCCCCCGGTATTCGTCGGTCTGGGCAGGGCGGTGATCGCAGCGCTTTTGGCGGGCATCCTGTTGTGGGCCAAACGGCCCCCTCTTCCGAAACGCGGTCAATGGCAACCGCTTTTCAGCGTTGCCCTCGGCGTCATTATCGGTTTCCCCGTTTTGAGTGCATGGGCCATGACCCGTGTCCCTTCCTCCCACGGTGCCGTCGTTTTGGCTTTGCTGCCGTTGGTGACTGCCGGTTTGGGTGCATGGCGGGCTGGGGAACGGCCGTCCCGACTCTTTTGGGTCTGCAGTGCGGGAGGATGTTTGATCGTGTTGTGGTATACCTGGCAAGAAGCGGGATTTGGCGGATGGCGCACCGCAGACTGGGCATTGTTGGGTGCCGTCTTGTCCGCCGCTTGGGGATATGCGGAAGGAGGCAAACTGTCCCGCGAGATGGGTGGATGGCAAGTGATCAGTTGGGCACTGGTTCTTTCGTTTCCGCTGCTCATCGTTCCGACAGTTTGGATGATCGTGCCCGGGATGATGGATGTTCCGATGCACGTGTGGGGGGCTTTTTTATACTTGGCCTTGGTCAGCCAGTTTCTCGGTTTTTTCTTCTGGTACGCCGGACTGGCCCAAGGCGGCATCGCCCGTGTCAGTCAACTGCAATACCTGCAACCGTTTTTCACGATTTTGTTTTCGGCGGTGATGCTGGGGGAAATGATCACATGGCAATCCGTCGTCGCAGCGCTGGCGGTCGTCTTGCTGGTCGCTTACGGCAAGGAAACGGCGAACGCTCCTTCCGGACAGAAAGTCCATCGCGATAACGATCTCAGATGATGGAAATCGATTCCAGCTCGTGCTTGGTAATATCGCGCACTCGCTTCGGCCAGCACCTGCGCCCTGCAAAAGAAGAAAGTGCAGGGCGCGGACAAAGTACGCTTTCCTTTAGAGGAAACTGCCCGCGAATGTATTCCTGCACTTTTTCCGGGGCTCCGTTCGGCCAGGCTCAGGTGGCCGCTCACCTGGAAAATCATTGCCCTCTGATAAAATCGCTTTCACATTCTATTCCGCTTGAAAAACGATGGAGGAGTCAACCCCGTCAACCGTGCAACAGCTTCCATGCTCCGTGTACCAGTGCGGTCACCCCGATCGCCAATGTATCTTCATCGATGGTGAATCGTGGGTGGTGGTGCGGGTACACGGCTCCCTTGTCCGGGTTTCCGGCACCAATGAAGAGAAACGTTCCCGGTGTCACTTGTTGATAGGCGGAAAAATCTTCTCCGACCATCGACGTCTTCACCCGTTCGATTATTTCTTCCCCCAGCGCTTCGACAACCGCTTCTTCCACCGCACGCGTCACGGTTTTATCGTTGATCACCGGAAATAAATATGGCATTGAAATTCGTTTCAGGGAGGAATAACAATGCAATTAACACCGGAAATCAAAGTGGCATTAGAGAATATTCAATTTATTGAGAGGTACCAAAACTTGTCTATGAAGTATAATTTTGATGAAGAATTTTTATATGACAATCATGAGGTATTGCGTATATTTAATGAGTTGGGTTATCATGCCCGTTTCGACAAGAGAGAAAATTTCTTTCAAATTGCGGAGGAAGGGTCTCCTTATCAATTTAAATTCAACATCTCTCTCAAATATAGTCTATTAGAGTTCATATGGGTAGTACGGAAGGATGGGAAGTTACTTACAGGTAGTCCGTGGGATATCTTAAAGCGATTATTAGATGGGACAGATGAAAATGTAAGGGCGCCCGTATTTCGTAATTATAATGACTTGAAAGAAATATTAAAAGAGGCGTTTTCGATGTATGAGGATTTTAAGCGAGAATTGCTTTCTGTCTACAGAAATGAGAAACGGAATGCATAACGTTTGATGATGTGGTCATAGTCTGT
Protein-coding regions in this window:
- a CDS encoding cysteine desulfurase family protein, which translates into the protein MSIYLDHAATTPIHPKVKEAMLPFLENHFGNPSSLHAYGRTVRQAIDHARDQVAASIHADPGQLIFTSGGTEADNLALIGVATAMREKGKDRVITTTVEHHAVLDTCRYLEKIGFQVIYVPVDGHGRVKIEELKRAIDDRTALISVMYGNNEVGTLQPIEEIGKIARERGVWFHTDAVQALGSEPLDVRNLPVDLLSISSHKINGPKGAGALYIGRKVPIQPQMHGGVQERRRRAGTENVIGIVGFGQAAELAMANREEHRDTAQRCREAMLDTWRREGLSFVVNGHPEHYLPHVLNVSFPGAETETLLMNLDLEGIACSSGSACTSGTLEVSHVLKAMGLPNEISRSAIRFSFGWGNTVEQVTEAAKTVARVVRRLTKR
- the cymR gene encoding cysteine metabolism transcriptional regulator CymR; this translates as MKVSTKGRYGLTIMMDLARRYGEGPTSLKSVAERHQLSEHYLEQLISPLRNAGLVRSVRGAYGGYILARSPEEITAGDVIRVLEGPISPVEFSEEDDPARRDLWKRIRDAIADVLDNTTLADLIHFTPDGQSDAYMFYI
- a CDS encoding AAA family ATPase gives rise to the protein MDLFEYGRQQESEKRAPLAARMRPRTLDEIVGQSHIIGKGRLLRRAIEADQLTSIILYGPPGTGKTTLARVIANTTSAHFEQINAVTAGVSDIRRLIQEARERLGMYGQKTVLFIDEIHRFNKSQQDALLPSVEDGTIILIGATTENPSFEVNPALLSRSRLFQLRPIGEEDLMTLIRRALTDERRGLGTYRVEAEEAALQHIVRMAGGDARNALNAIELAVLTTDPDEDGVRRITLDVAEESIQRKVIRYDKSGDQHYDTVSAFIKSMRGSDPDAALYYLAKMIQAGEDPRFIARRVFIHAAEDVGMADPRALLIASAAAHAVDFIGMPEAQIPLAQAVIYIATAPKSNAVVRGINEAMEAVKNESHGEVPPHLRDAHFPGAKGQNRGIGYRYPHDYPRGYIPQQYLPDEHVGKTFYHPTDIGYEGKLQHFLRWMKGESGRGTDREN
- a CDS encoding 5' nucleotidase, NT5C type — encoded protein: MKIGIDIDGTIKDTQSAAVQVYNEALNRKVKREDIKEFHLDKAYGLSKKEGAHLWRKLEHKIYSLAVPLPDAAEVLTQLQQQGHEIHFITARPGKPNIVDITKKWLKKHGFPYNGENLKMSAQNKAEVARRLGIELFFEDAPQHLDRLVEAGIPTVIVDAVYNRDYPHDLPRITSWKQVFALVEQMEARRVPDE
- the aspS gene encoding aspartate--tRNA ligase — its product is MESVHKTHHCGELRKEHVGQEVVLNGWVHKQRDFGGLIFLDLRDRSGLVQVVCNPETSPAAVEIAQKARSEYVLAVRGKVISRSPETVNPKLETGEIEVQAEEIEILNPAKTPPFVIQDQVDVDEPVRLKYRYLDLRRPVMQQTLILRHRAMQVVRRFLDERGFIEVETPMLTKSTPEGARDYLVPSRVHPGEFYALPQSPQLFKQLLMVAGMERYFQIARCFRDEDLRADRQPEFTQIDIEASFLPQEAFLEMMEEMVATLFRETIGVEVERPFPRITYREAMEKYGSDKPDLRFGMELVDLSEIVRNSGFKVFSSTVAAGGRVKAINVKGCAGWSRKEIDSWGEKAQQLGAKGLAWLAVKEEGRKGPVAKFLSEEEWERVREATEAETGDLLLFVADRPEVVAQVLGELRLKLGKHLNLIDPNVYRFAWITEFPLLEYDEETKRYYAMHHPFTMPVEEDIPLLKTDPGRVRAQAYDMVLNGYEIGGGSQRIHRREVQEAMFEALGLSMEEAREKFGFLLEAFEYGAPPHGGIAFGFDRLVMLLAGRSNLRDCIAFPKTASASCLMTEAPSPVDERQLDELHIAVREAVTQKAEE
- the hisS gene encoding histidine--tRNA ligase, producing MNVRIPRGTADIMPGEVEKWQYVEEKARDVCRRYHFSEIRTPIFEHTELFQRGVGETTDIVEKEMYTFEDRGGRSLTLRPEGTAAVVRAFVEHKVYGQPQPTKWFYIGPMFRYERPQAGRMRQFHQFGLEVFGSHDPGADAEVIALGAHFFEAVGLKGVTVHLNSVGCPRCRPVHREKLVAYLTPHKDRLCRDCQSRLERNPLRILDCKNETCRQITEGAPAVLDVLCDECAPHFEAVKRHLDLLGVDYTVNPRLVRGLDYYTRTAFEYMLEGLGAQASTIGGGGRYNGMVEEFGGGDVPGIGFATGLERVLLALEEQGVTLPLDRSLDCFLVTLGDQAQEKAVTLLQSLRKAGCSADRDYLGRKIKAQMKAADRMNARFVAILGEEELKQNQIVVKDMTTGEQETVNLDQFVDYIRQGSKR
- a CDS encoding helix-turn-helix domain-containing protein; the encoded protein is MKFVSLGDNIRQHRMKKGLSLHTLSQRSGVSPSMLSQIERGVKNPTVQVACRIAEALDVTLSQLLGEKPRRQTILIPKHRRLVYREEETGIERHVLSPAFPSKGVELVMNVLPEGTDTGAFPPHQPGVTELVYVEEGELEVTLDSATYRLNAGDSLYFEADVPHRFQNVGKGRCRYFLVIDSNTHD
- a CDS encoding DMT family transporter, whose product is MNRPVAKGMFYGGIGVVSFSLTLPFTRMVVAHWPPVFVGLGRAVIAALLAGILLWAKRPPLPKRGQWQPLFSVALGVIIGFPVLSAWAMTRVPSSHGAVVLALLPLVTAGLGAWRAGERPSRLFWVCSAGGCLIVLWYTWQEAGFGGWRTADWALLGAVLSAAWGYAEGGKLSREMGGWQVISWALVLSFPLLIVPTVWMIVPGMMDVPMHVWGAFLYLALVSQFLGFFFWYAGLAQGGIARVSQLQYLQPFFTILFSAVMLGEMITWQSVVAALAVVLLVAYGKETANAPSGQKVHRDNDLR
- a CDS encoding M20/M25/M40 family metallo-hydrolase, whose protein sequence is MPYLFPVINDKTVTRAVEEAVVEALGEEIIERVKTSMVGEDFSAYQQVTPGTFLFIGAGNPDKGAVYPHHHPRFTIDEDTLAIGVTALVHGAWKLLHG